In uncultured Fibrobacter sp., the following proteins share a genomic window:
- a CDS encoding dihydroorotate oxidase has protein sequence MSFNCVNHEYYLNFGDRVLALIRRIFHKYPEFRHDSLKHVARFAPYIPFMGGRPDLSKTLKRVITFPDHSNSLYLGCPIILAAGANKTAKRICDYANMGFGGISVGTATRKFREGNTHRPRIGFLENDRAIHNSMGLNNEGVEVIARRVDEQLTKAHKVGLCVGVSVAETPGLTDDEEKLKDLLESFAIAYKAGDFIEINLSCPNTGESRVDMDLSLTERIFGEIMKYRNAQAIRKAVYAKISPDLSERHLVNVMDMIVRTGVNGVVVGNTYPTKKMSELPVESKLENLTPLRADGDCGGMSGRPLYENMMWNVTYIRKHYPQISVIACGGIDHGFKIFDLIKLGVDAVECYSVVAFRWMAAHAMRKELEAALFETGYKTLADYDDHNPKQTKAV, from the coding sequence ATGTCTTTCAACTGCGTGAATCACGAATATTACCTGAACTTTGGCGACCGTGTTTTGGCGCTCATTCGCCGCATTTTTCACAAATATCCCGAATTCCGCCACGATTCTTTGAAACATGTGGCTAGGTTTGCCCCGTATATCCCGTTTATGGGCGGGCGTCCGGACTTGAGTAAGACTCTCAAGCGCGTCATTACCTTCCCGGACCATAGCAATTCCCTGTACCTCGGTTGCCCCATTATTTTGGCGGCCGGTGCCAACAAGACTGCCAAGCGCATTTGCGACTATGCCAACATGGGCTTTGGCGGCATTTCCGTAGGAACCGCCACCCGCAAGTTCCGTGAAGGCAACACGCACCGCCCGCGTATCGGTTTTCTTGAAAATGACCGCGCAATTCACAATAGCATGGGCCTCAACAACGAAGGCGTCGAAGTCATTGCTCGCCGTGTCGACGAACAGTTGACCAAGGCTCACAAGGTGGGGCTTTGCGTGGGTGTGTCCGTGGCAGAAACCCCGGGTCTTACCGATGACGAAGAAAAGCTGAAGGACTTGCTCGAAAGTTTTGCCATCGCCTACAAGGCGGGCGACTTTATCGAAATCAATTTGAGCTGCCCCAATACCGGTGAATCCCGTGTAGATATGGACTTGTCGCTGACCGAGCGCATTTTCGGTGAAATCATGAAATACCGCAATGCCCAGGCAATTCGCAAGGCCGTGTATGCCAAGATTAGCCCCGACCTGTCGGAACGTCACTTGGTGAACGTCATGGACATGATCGTGCGTACGGGCGTAAACGGTGTGGTGGTGGGCAATACGTACCCGACCAAAAAGATGAGCGAACTCCCGGTGGAATCCAAGCTTGAAAACTTGACTCCGCTTCGCGCCGACGGTGACTGTGGCGGCATGTCGGGTAGACCGCTCTACGAAAACATGATGTGGAACGTGACCTATATCCGCAAGCATTACCCCCAGATTAGCGTGATTGCCTGCGGCGGTATTGACCACGGGTTCAAGATTTTTGACCTCATCAAGCTTGGTGTTGATGCGGTGGAATGCTACTCGGTGGTGGCCTTCCGCTGGATGGCGGCACATGCCATGCGTAAGGAACTTGAAGCGGCCCTATTTGAAACGGGCTACAAGACGCTTGCGGACTACGACGACCACAACCCCAAGCAAACGAAAGCAGTGTAA
- a CDS encoding thioredoxin-like domain-containing protein encodes MKMRSIVLGLLLAAEASFAVPWLGVTFKKATFENHLALNVIGVHPESGCFTAGMVAGDQIVGVEGQTLTGMAQIQSAVANHKAGQKVKIEIVREGKKKTLTVALTERPDDISSLTGSAIGSKIAKFGENFYKNGEKRKEKPKATLLDFWATWCGPCRKTLPVLANIYKKYSSKGVEIIGIADEPVETLNDFYAHQHASPYPLYRDAKKEMWMRYGIHAVPTLMLLDKDGYIKRVWSGAPTEYMIEQILKEVLD; translated from the coding sequence ATGAAAATGCGTAGTATTGTTCTCGGGCTTCTCCTTGCGGCGGAAGCTTCTTTTGCAGTCCCTTGGCTCGGTGTCACCTTCAAAAAGGCGACTTTCGAAAATCACCTCGCCTTGAACGTTATCGGCGTGCATCCGGAATCGGGCTGCTTTACGGCGGGCATGGTTGCGGGCGACCAGATTGTTGGCGTCGAAGGTCAAACGCTTACCGGTATGGCGCAGATTCAGTCGGCGGTTGCGAACCATAAGGCGGGGCAAAAGGTCAAAATCGAAATTGTGCGCGAGGGTAAAAAGAAAACGCTTACGGTTGCCCTTACGGAACGCCCCGATGACATCAGCTCTTTAACGGGTTCTGCCATCGGTAGTAAAATTGCCAAGTTTGGCGAAAACTTCTACAAGAATGGTGAAAAGCGCAAGGAAAAACCGAAGGCTACTTTGCTCGATTTCTGGGCTACTTGGTGCGGTCCTTGCCGCAAGACACTCCCGGTGCTTGCAAACATCTATAAAAAATACAGTTCCAAGGGTGTCGAAATCATCGGTATTGCCGATGAACCTGTCGAAACGCTGAACGATTTCTATGCGCACCAGCATGCGTCGCCGTATCCGCTTTATCGCGACGCTAAAAAAGAAATGTGGATGCGCTATGGCATCCACGCAGTTCCGACACTGATGTTGCTCGATAAAGATGGCTACATCAAGCGGGTCTGGAGCGGGGCTCCGACCGAATACATGATTGAACAAATCCTGAAGGAAGTTCTGGATTAA